The following coding sequences are from one Desulfosporosinus orientis DSM 765 window:
- the neuB gene encoding N-acetylneuraminate synthase produces the protein MNATIHTYIIAEAGVNHNGDILLAKKLIDTAKTSGADAVKFQTFIAKNVVSKNAQKAAYQKQTTGENESQLEMVKKLELSFDDFRELKNYCDKKAISFLSTPFDLESIDFLETLDMPIYKVPSGEITNLPYLIKIARIGKPVIMSTGMSELDEIALALEALQDNGAGTITLLHCNTQYPTPFEDSNLRAMLMLKDSFDIKVGYSDHTLGIEAPIAAVALGAAVIEKHFTLDKCMEGPDHQACLNPQELKAMVTAIRNIELALGDGLKRVSKSEEPNKIAARKSIVAKRTIVKDEIFTEENITVKRPGCGISPMKWFDVLGKKAKHDFYEDELIEL, from the coding sequence GTGAATGCGACAATTCACACCTATATCATCGCAGAAGCTGGAGTAAACCATAACGGAGACATTTTGCTAGCCAAAAAGCTCATAGACACTGCCAAAACATCGGGTGCTGATGCCGTAAAGTTTCAAACCTTTATTGCTAAAAACGTGGTATCCAAAAATGCCCAAAAGGCAGCCTATCAGAAACAAACAACTGGGGAAAATGAAAGTCAACTGGAAATGGTTAAGAAATTAGAACTATCTTTTGATGATTTTAGGGAACTGAAGAACTATTGTGATAAAAAAGCGATATCATTTCTTTCCACACCCTTTGATTTAGAGAGCATCGATTTTTTAGAAACCCTTGACATGCCTATCTATAAAGTACCATCAGGAGAGATAACCAACTTACCGTACTTGATAAAAATTGCTCGTATCGGCAAACCAGTGATCATGTCTACAGGAATGAGTGAATTGGATGAAATAGCTCTGGCATTAGAGGCCCTACAGGATAATGGTGCAGGAACAATAACTCTCCTGCACTGTAATACTCAGTACCCTACTCCTTTTGAAGATTCCAACCTCAGGGCAATGCTTATGTTAAAGGACAGCTTTGATATTAAAGTTGGTTACTCAGATCATACTTTAGGTATTGAAGCTCCCATTGCTGCTGTGGCCCTGGGAGCTGCCGTCATAGAAAAGCACTTTACCCTTGATAAATGTATGGAGGGGCCAGATCATCAGGCATGCCTTAATCCTCAGGAACTTAAGGCTATGGTAACTGCTATACGGAATATTGAACTCGCATTAGGGGATGGTCTTAAACGAGTATCAAAATCAGAAGAGCCAAATAAAATTGCAGCTCGAAAAAGCATTGTTGCCAAACGAACGATCGTTAAAGATGAAATCTTTACGGAAGAAAATATAACAGTCAAACGTCCCGGATGTGGAATATCTCCTATGAAGTGGTTCGATGTACTTGGAAAGAAGGCAAAACATGATTTTTACGAAGATGAGTTGATCGAGCTATGA
- a CDS encoding NeuD/PglB/VioB family sugar acetyltransferase has translation MNIAIFGTSGFAREVADICWAIGYSNIVFIGIDPNQKVLLGYDVIHESCVKNLYEKNYDFVIGIGDNSIRAKISQEFDYLKYVNIIHPSASFGKGQLVTFNQCIGNVITAGVRFTNNIEVGNFGIYNLNSTIGHDCKISDYVNLSPNSSISGNVTLGNRAFIGTNATIIQGKIIGKCSVIGAGAVVIDHIPNNCTAVGVPAKIIKTV, from the coding sequence ATGAATATAGCAATATTTGGAACATCAGGATTTGCCCGAGAGGTAGCTGATATATGTTGGGCAATCGGTTACTCCAATATTGTTTTTATTGGAATTGATCCCAACCAAAAAGTGCTTTTAGGATACGACGTAATCCATGAGAGTTGTGTAAAAAACCTCTACGAAAAGAATTACGATTTTGTTATAGGAATAGGCGACAATAGTATACGAGCTAAAATCTCTCAAGAATTTGATTATTTAAAATATGTCAATATCATTCATCCTTCAGCTAGTTTTGGCAAGGGCCAATTAGTAACATTCAATCAATGTATAGGTAATGTAATTACTGCGGGGGTTAGATTTACGAATAACATCGAGGTCGGTAATTTTGGAATTTACAATCTTAATTCTACAATAGGCCATGATTGTAAAATAAGTGATTATGTTAACTTATCTCCTAATTCCAGCATCTCCGGAAATGTTACCTTAGGAAATAGGGCTTTTATTGGCACCAATGCCACGATTATTCAAGGGAAAATAATTGGAAAGTGCTCCGTAATCGGAGCAGGTGCTGTCGTAATTGATCATATTCCAAACAATTGCACTGCTGTTGGTGTTCCTGCCAAGATAATAAAAACGGTATAA
- a CDS encoding sugar phosphate nucleotidyltransferase has protein sequence MKIGALFISEDKSVLDAMKQIDATANQMLLVVENNKLKAIITDGDIRRHLLREGKLEDRVSAIANYQPRFIYEQDKDKAQELMKKWSILSLPIVNESLEIQSIAFLKDYEIGRNLSLNVPVVIMAGGLGTRLYPYTRILPKPLIPIGEIPITEHIINHFKKYQCNEFHFIVNHKKNMIKAYYSEVEKDYTLEFHNEEIQLGTGGGLCLLKDKLTSTFFLTNCDILIRANYKEIYDFHKQNGNMITMVAAYKHLTIPYGIINMIGNGEIASMIEKPEYSFLTNTGFYVVESEVINRLEENTPIGFTDIIEQQKSLGEKIGVFPVSERCWLDMGQLEELERMRKELEI, from the coding sequence TTGAAGATAGGGGCATTGTTTATCAGCGAAGATAAAAGTGTTCTTGATGCTATGAAACAGATCGATGCAACAGCAAATCAAATGCTGCTGGTGGTCGAAAATAATAAATTGAAAGCAATTATAACGGATGGCGACATTAGACGACATTTGCTGCGCGAAGGCAAACTGGAAGACAGAGTAAGCGCAATCGCTAATTATCAGCCAAGATTTATCTATGAACAAGATAAAGATAAGGCTCAGGAATTAATGAAAAAGTGGTCAATTTTGTCATTGCCCATTGTCAATGAAAGCTTAGAAATCCAATCCATTGCTTTTCTAAAAGATTACGAAATTGGACGTAACCTCTCGCTAAATGTGCCGGTCGTCATCATGGCCGGCGGCTTAGGGACCAGGTTATATCCGTATACCAGAATACTGCCGAAACCACTTATTCCCATTGGCGAAATACCCATAACTGAGCATATAATAAACCATTTCAAGAAGTATCAATGCAACGAGTTTCATTTTATCGTCAACCATAAGAAAAATATGATCAAGGCTTATTACAGCGAGGTTGAGAAGGATTATACACTGGAGTTTCACAATGAGGAGATACAATTGGGTACCGGCGGCGGACTTTGCCTGCTGAAGGATAAACTGACATCCACATTTTTCCTGACAAATTGTGATATCCTCATCCGAGCCAATTATAAGGAAATTTATGATTTTCATAAACAAAATGGGAATATGATTACCATGGTAGCTGCCTACAAACATCTCACGATTCCTTATGGAATCATCAATATGATTGGCAACGGTGAAATCGCTTCAATGATTGAAAAACCCGAGTACTCATTTCTGACCAATACCGGCTTTTATGTTGTAGAATCCGAAGTAATCAATCGCTTAGAAGAAAATACCCCAATAGGTTTTACTGATATCATTGAGCAGCAAAAAAGCCTTGGTGAAAAGATCGGAGTTTTTCCGGTTAGTGAACGTTGCTGGCTTGATATGGGACAGCTTGAAGAGTTAGAGCGAATGAGAAAGGAATTAGAAATCTGA
- a CDS encoding DUF4309 domain-containing protein produces the protein MGTLAYDVKDNGQEIIGYTAGSEFKVEMVFTQPTSANPNPVMDHYNILYPRGTVNSMADDPGRQW, from the coding sequence TTGGGAACCCTGGCATACGATGTTAAGGATAACGGGCAGGAGATTATTGGATATACTGCGGGTTCAGAGTTCAAAGTGGAAATGGTGTTCACTCAGCCAACATCGGCTAATCCTAACCCTGTGATGGATCATTATAATATTCTTTATCCGCGAGGAACGGTTAATAGCATGGCAGATGATCCGGGGAGACAATGGTAA
- a CDS encoding glycosyltransferase encodes MLPPKVSVVIPTYNHIRYLPYAIESVIHQDYANLEVIVIDDGSRDGTSEAIRPYRPKINYVYKENGGTPSALNRGLSVATGKYICWLSADDAMMPDKVAKQVELMESNPSLGFSYTSFIVIDANGVKQYDVNSPYYPDKREMVTRLMEGCFINGSSVMMSREALNVVGNFDLGLPQAHDYDIWFRFLRQYNCGFLPEALLAYRWHGENMSKHSNDACIMIVQERAKQLFPEWLS; translated from the coding sequence ATGCTGCCACCCAAAGTTAGTGTCGTCATCCCAACGTACAATCATATTCGCTATCTCCCCTATGCTATCGAAAGCGTTATCCATCAAGATTATGCAAATCTTGAAGTGATCGTAATTGATGATGGTTCTAGGGATGGAACATCAGAGGCAATTAGGCCTTATCGGCCAAAAATTAACTATGTCTATAAAGAAAACGGTGGAACACCCAGCGCTTTAAATCGGGGTCTTTCGGTGGCGACGGGGAAGTATATTTGCTGGTTGAGTGCTGATGATGCAATGATGCCGGACAAAGTAGCTAAACAAGTTGAGCTAATGGAAAGTAATCCGAGCCTAGGCTTTAGCTATACTAGTTTTATTGTTATTGATGCTAATGGAGTTAAACAGTACGATGTAAATTCACCCTATTACCCGGATAAACGAGAAATGGTAACAAGGCTTATGGAGGGCTGTTTTATCAATGGTTCATCCGTGATGATGAGCAGAGAAGCTTTAAATGTTGTAGGAAATTTTGATTTAGGTCTTCCCCAAGCGCATGATTATGATATATGGTTTCGATTCCTTAGACAATACAATTGTGGATTTCTGCCAGAAGCCTTGTTGGCTTATCGCTGGCACGGTGAAAATATGAGCAAACACTCTAACGATGCGTGTATTATGATCGTCCAAGAAAGAGCTAAACAGCTATTCCCTGAGTGGTTAAGTTAA
- a CDS encoding NAD-dependent epimerase/dehydratase family protein, translated as MAKILVTGSKGTLGTRLVEVLQYRGHEVWEVDLQHHLGERYIRADISEYRQLERVFEQDYDFVFHLAAEFGRINGEHYYDTLWKTNVIGTRNILEWQLKNGFKLIFTSSSEIYGEAPEPLLTEDLPLKKTIIQHNDYALTKWVNEVQVLNFEKRFESPIVRLRLFNAYGPGEYYHSYRSVVCLFIYRALMGIPYEVFEGYYRVFMYVDDLIPTIANVAKNFIPGVVYNIGGTEYRSVKDLSELVLKYTNGNPKLVQYLPEDKHNTVSKRPDISKAKADLAHDPKVLLEEGLPKTVEWMKKVYSISD; from the coding sequence ATGGCTAAAATTTTAGTAACAGGCAGTAAGGGAACGTTAGGAACAAGACTAGTTGAAGTGCTTCAATATCGGGGACATGAGGTTTGGGAAGTTGATTTGCAGCATCATTTGGGGGAACGATATATACGTGCTGATATTTCGGAATATCGTCAGTTAGAACGTGTATTTGAGCAGGATTATGACTTTGTTTTTCATTTAGCAGCAGAATTTGGGCGCATAAATGGGGAACATTATTACGACACTCTATGGAAAACAAATGTAATCGGGACCCGTAATATTCTAGAATGGCAATTAAAAAATGGTTTTAAATTGATCTTTACCAGTTCTTCTGAAATCTATGGTGAAGCACCGGAACCTCTGTTAACAGAGGATTTGCCTTTGAAAAAAACGATTATACAGCATAACGATTATGCCTTGACGAAATGGGTTAATGAAGTTCAAGTCCTAAATTTTGAAAAGAGGTTTGAATCTCCCATAGTCCGATTGCGTTTATTTAATGCCTATGGTCCTGGGGAATACTACCACTCCTATAGGAGTGTGGTATGTCTCTTTATTTATCGAGCACTAATGGGTATTCCGTATGAAGTCTTCGAAGGGTATTATCGTGTCTTTATGTATGTTGATGATTTAATTCCGACCATAGCCAATGTAGCCAAAAATTTCATACCTGGTGTGGTTTATAACATTGGCGGTACGGAATACCGCAGTGTCAAAGATTTAAGTGAATTAGTTCTTAAATATACCAATGGCAATCCAAAGCTTGTTCAGTATCTGCCTGAAGATAAGCATAATACAGTCAGTAAACGGCCGGATATATCCAAAGCTAAAGCTGATTTGGCCCACGATCCCAAAGTACTTCTCGAAGAAGGCTTACCAAAAACCGTAGAATGGATGAAGAAAGTATACTCAATATCTGACTAA
- a CDS encoding NAD-dependent 4,6-dehydratase LegB has product MKTILVTGADGFIGSHLVERLIKNGNKVKAFVYYNSFGNWGWLDTFPKELLDELEVFAGDIRDPNGVRTALNQVDEVFHLAALIAIPFSYHSPDSYVDTNIKGTLNVLQAAKDLGTKRILVTSTSEVYGTAQYVPIDEKHPYQGQSPYSATKIGTDRLAESFYRSFEMPITIVRPFNTYGPRQSARAVIPTIIIQLLSGMTEIKLGSLTPTRDLNFVKDTAQGFIDIAKSNKAIGQEINIASQQEISIGQLAQQLIDQINPNARIICDEQRLRPEKSEVNRLLGSNKKIKELTSWEPRYSLKEGLAETITFLRENLSKYKADIYNL; this is encoded by the coding sequence ATGAAAACAATTCTGGTTACCGGCGCTGATGGATTTATCGGCAGCCATCTTGTCGAACGACTTATAAAGAATGGTAACAAAGTCAAAGCGTTTGTTTATTATAACTCCTTTGGCAATTGGGGATGGCTTGATACCTTCCCCAAAGAACTGTTAGATGAGCTTGAAGTTTTTGCAGGTGATATCCGTGATCCCAATGGTGTTAGAACTGCTCTAAATCAGGTGGATGAGGTTTTCCATCTGGCTGCTTTAATAGCAATTCCCTTCAGCTATCATTCACCTGATTCCTATGTTGATACGAATATTAAAGGTACACTGAACGTGCTCCAGGCAGCGAAAGATTTGGGAACGAAAAGGATTTTGGTAACCTCTACATCAGAGGTTTACGGTACTGCACAATATGTACCCATCGATGAAAAACACCCCTATCAAGGACAGTCCCCTTACTCGGCTACAAAAATCGGTACAGACCGACTGGCGGAGAGCTTCTATCGCAGTTTTGAAATGCCCATTACCATAGTTCGACCATTTAACACCTATGGACCTCGTCAATCAGCTCGGGCAGTTATTCCAACCATTATCATTCAGCTTTTATCCGGGATGACAGAAATAAAGTTAGGCTCTCTTACCCCAACTCGAGACTTAAATTTTGTAAAGGATACCGCCCAAGGTTTTATTGACATTGCCAAATCCAACAAGGCCATAGGGCAAGAGATTAACATTGCGTCCCAGCAAGAGATATCTATCGGTCAGCTGGCACAACAATTGATTGATCAGATTAATCCGAACGCTCGAATCATTTGTGACGAACAAAGACTTCGTCCTGAAAAAAGCGAGGTCAACCGGCTGTTGGGTTCGAATAAAAAGATCAAAGAGCTAACCTCTTGGGAACCAAGATACAGTCTCAAAGAAGGTTTGGCAGAGACTATAACCTTCCTTAGAGAAAATTTAAGCAAGTACAAAGCTGACATTTACAACCTTTAA
- a CDS encoding NAD(P)-binding domain-containing protein — protein MKICVVGLGNIGFNLFTYLEQKFPGTVIGVDVDKNKVNELRHQGHRVTTDYRALTGIDVWLMAPSTGNQGQNLFSALEQMIIMPGSLISIESTLPPGTMVRIRKLLEKKGFELGEDLFLIHVPHRVMFGVDKTVCDTPRVIGAFTKACLEKGRHFYAPLVPLLIEVSDVRVAELAKVVENVKRYVDVAFAQEIYRYCVAEGMNFNDLRRAVNSKTNVELLGTDWGIGGECLPKDMNFLRKVCSSALLEGAEQADQDYRDRIVKQVGTGKNVLIRGLSYKTGVKDLKHSKAVDMVRALETAGNTVWVEDPLFSSEELKDAGFNCIDQYVSKEQSKEWVILERQTALEIK, from the coding sequence ATGAAAATTTGTGTTGTTGGATTAGGTAATATCGGATTCAATCTGTTCACTTATCTGGAACAGAAATTCCCAGGAACGGTCATCGGGGTAGATGTGGATAAGAATAAGGTTAATGAATTACGTCATCAAGGTCATAGAGTGACCACAGATTATAGGGCCTTAACTGGGATAGATGTGTGGCTAATGGCTCCATCCACCGGAAATCAGGGTCAAAATCTTTTTTCGGCATTAGAGCAGATGATCATCATGCCAGGTTCTTTGATCTCCATCGAATCGACTCTGCCGCCTGGAACAATGGTTCGTATTCGAAAATTACTGGAAAAAAAGGGGTTTGAGTTAGGAGAAGACCTTTTCTTAATTCACGTCCCTCATAGAGTTATGTTTGGGGTGGACAAAACGGTCTGCGATACACCACGTGTGATAGGTGCCTTTACAAAAGCCTGCCTTGAAAAAGGACGTCACTTTTATGCTCCTTTAGTTCCTCTTTTGATTGAAGTTTCAGATGTTAGAGTAGCGGAATTGGCTAAAGTCGTTGAAAACGTCAAACGGTATGTAGATGTTGCTTTTGCTCAAGAAATTTATAGATACTGCGTTGCTGAAGGGATGAACTTTAATGATTTAAGAAGGGCTGTTAACAGTAAAACAAATGTTGAACTATTAGGGACCGACTGGGGTATCGGCGGTGAATGTCTGCCCAAGGATATGAATTTCTTACGAAAAGTCTGTTCATCCGCCCTTTTGGAAGGGGCAGAACAAGCAGATCAGGATTATCGTGATCGTATTGTCAAGCAAGTAGGCACCGGTAAAAATGTACTGATCAGAGGTCTAAGCTATAAAACAGGTGTCAAAGATCTAAAGCACAGCAAGGCCGTGGATATGGTTAGGGCTCTGGAGACAGCTGGCAATACGGTTTGGGTAGAAGATCCTCTATTTTCTTCTGAGGAGTTAAAAGATGCAGGGTTTAACTGCATTGACCAATATGTAAGCAAAGAACAATCCAAAGAGTGGGTGATCTTGGAACGACAAACGGCTTTAGAAATTAAATAG
- a CDS encoding glycosyltransferase family 4 protein, producing the protein MKIVFPVLSLEMGGGARFIYHLANALVDKGHDVEVVMPDKGLQVWPLRAKLKRVKELTPASIPSADFILPNFYLTVKPAFESQKGRVVRLSLGYEPLWVPESEIAKQTYLIGAPIMSISQWHRQLILQETGLQSTVISGGVDFSTFHPYPKTSKQTGYKNIFYIMRDPISGYTWKGGAEFLKAVTRLKDQVNFDLTVSIPENAQFKSPVPCNVKTSNTDQELAHLYAEADLFVYTSYFEAFGLPPLEAMASGTAVVTTDCGGNRDYVQNGENCLSVPPSDIDQLSSAIYYLLTEDTERQRIAASGHSFAQAWTWERTANQVEAFLLSLK; encoded by the coding sequence ATGAAGATCGTTTTTCCTGTTCTAAGTTTAGAAATGGGTGGAGGAGCCCGTTTTATTTATCATTTAGCAAATGCCCTTGTTGATAAAGGACATGATGTTGAAGTAGTCATGCCTGATAAAGGCCTCCAAGTATGGCCGCTGCGAGCCAAATTAAAACGGGTAAAAGAACTAACCCCCGCTTCCATTCCTTCTGCCGACTTCATACTCCCAAATTTCTATTTAACAGTGAAACCCGCATTTGAATCCCAAAAGGGAAGAGTCGTACGTCTAAGTTTAGGATATGAACCTCTTTGGGTTCCTGAATCAGAAATAGCAAAACAAACTTACCTCATTGGTGCCCCAATCATGTCAATCTCACAATGGCATCGCCAGCTTATCCTCCAGGAAACCGGTCTGCAAAGTACGGTTATTTCTGGGGGAGTGGACTTTTCAACCTTCCATCCTTATCCCAAAACATCAAAGCAAACAGGCTATAAGAATATTTTTTACATCATGCGTGATCCTATTTCAGGGTATACCTGGAAAGGGGGAGCAGAATTTTTGAAAGCTGTTACTCGATTGAAAGATCAGGTTAATTTTGATTTAACAGTATCCATTCCAGAAAACGCTCAATTTAAAAGTCCCGTGCCTTGCAACGTTAAAACCTCCAACACCGACCAAGAATTGGCGCATCTTTATGCAGAGGCAGACCTTTTTGTTTACACCTCTTACTTTGAAGCCTTTGGTCTCCCTCCCCTTGAAGCTATGGCCAGTGGTACGGCTGTAGTGACCACCGATTGCGGCGGTAATCGTGATTATGTCCAAAATGGTGAAAACTGTTTGTCAGTTCCCCCAAGTGATATTGATCAACTGAGTTCAGCTATTTATTATCTATTGACTGAGGATACCGAACGTCAGCGTATAGCAGCTTCAGGGCATAGTTTCGCCCAAGCTTGGACTTGGGAGCGTACCGCAAATCAAGTAGAAGCTTTCTTATTAAGCCTCAAATAA
- a CDS encoding LegC family aminotransferase translates to MKHFIPLSVPNLRGNELNYLTDAINKEWVSTGGTYIARFETELAHYLKVYSAVACQSGTAGLHLALILAGVEKDHEVIVPTLTFIASANPVKYCHASPIFMDCDNSLCMDMAKLKMFCQRECNFLDNKLINKTTGKQIKAVVVVHVFGNMADMPAVMDIAKKYNLIVIEDATEALGTYYLEGPYQGKYAGTIGDIGVYSFNGNKIITTGGGGMIVSSSREILKRAKYLSTQAKDDAVNFFHNEVGYNYRLTNLQAALGVAQLEQLEHFISVKKENYERYKRNINGKINGIEILDFREDIRPNYWFYSLYIMNLDKYTRRKIIDKLAEGNIQTRPVWGLIHEQKPYLLDQAYKIEKAPEYHRRIVNLPCSSNLSASSVYKVINTIKSIS, encoded by the coding sequence ATGAAACATTTCATACCATTATCAGTTCCTAACCTGAGAGGTAATGAGCTGAATTATTTAACTGATGCCATAAACAAAGAATGGGTGTCTACCGGCGGGACATATATAGCCCGGTTTGAAACAGAATTAGCCCATTATTTAAAGGTGTATTCAGCTGTCGCCTGTCAAAGCGGAACTGCCGGTTTACATTTAGCCTTGATTTTAGCCGGCGTGGAGAAGGATCACGAAGTGATCGTACCCACTCTGACTTTTATCGCTTCGGCAAATCCTGTTAAATATTGTCATGCCTCTCCTATTTTTATGGATTGCGATAATTCTCTCTGCATGGATATGGCAAAGTTAAAGATGTTCTGCCAAAGAGAATGTAATTTTTTAGACAATAAATTGATCAATAAAACTACCGGAAAGCAAATAAAAGCCGTAGTGGTTGTTCACGTTTTTGGCAATATGGCCGATATGCCGGCAGTTATGGATATCGCTAAGAAATATAACCTGATCGTCATTGAAGACGCCACTGAGGCTTTAGGGACTTACTACCTCGAGGGTCCTTATCAAGGAAAATACGCCGGAACCATTGGCGACATAGGCGTGTATTCATTTAATGGCAATAAAATTATTACCACGGGCGGCGGGGGTATGATTGTCTCCAGTAGCCGAGAGATTTTAAAGAGAGCGAAATATCTCTCTACACAAGCCAAAGACGATGCAGTTAATTTCTTCCATAACGAAGTCGGTTACAATTATCGCTTGACCAACCTGCAAGCAGCCTTGGGGGTTGCCCAGTTGGAACAGCTTGAGCACTTCATCTCGGTCAAAAAAGAGAATTATGAGCGTTACAAACGTAATATCAATGGGAAAATTAACGGTATAGAGATATTAGATTTCAGAGAAGATATCAGACCGAACTATTGGTTTTATTCCTTATATATCATGAACTTAGATAAATACACTCGCCGGAAAATCATCGACAAATTAGCTGAGGGAAATATTCAGACTCGTCCGGTATGGGGGCTTATTCATGAACAAAAGCCCTATTTACTAGATCAAGCATACAAGATTGAGAAAGCGCCTGAGTATCATCGTCGCATTGTCAATCTGCCTTGCAGCAGTAATTTGTCTGCAAGCAGTGTATATAAAGTAATTAACACCATAAAGTCTATTTCTTAA
- a CDS encoding glycosyltransferase family 4 protein, giving the protein MKIVIPVVSLETGGTRFIYHLANEMVDKGHAVEIVLPEKAAVAWPLRAQITRVKELTPDKIPPADFILPNFYPTVFPAWESKKGQVVRLSLGYEPLWVEEKEKALSSYLINAPILSISQWHRQIILQATGRDSTVIPGGVNSSVFCPGPKKSLTTGRPTIAYILRSREHGYTWKGTEDFWEAIQRLTQLVPGFDIQVVAPEGATYPAPIPYETVIANTDQEMAHFYAQGDIFVSTSYFEAFSMPPLEAMACGTAVVTTDNGGNRDYTKNRENCLLVPPSDVQQLTLILVHLLTQGNIRNQLAQVGRQFAQTWTWRNSADKLEAFLLQLTGR; this is encoded by the coding sequence ATGAAGATTGTTATTCCAGTTGTAAGTTTAGAGACAGGAGGAACACGCTTTATCTACCATCTGGCAAACGAAATGGTCGATAAAGGGCATGCTGTAGAAATTGTCCTTCCTGAAAAGGCGGCTGTCGCTTGGCCTTTGCGAGCACAAATCACTCGCGTCAAGGAACTTACTCCCGATAAGATACCCCCTGCTGATTTCATACTACCCAATTTCTATCCCACTGTTTTTCCAGCCTGGGAATCAAAAAAGGGCCAAGTCGTTCGCTTAAGCCTTGGCTATGAGCCTTTATGGGTCGAAGAAAAGGAAAAGGCTTTATCCTCCTACCTGATCAATGCTCCGATCCTTTCCATTTCCCAATGGCATCGTCAAATAATCCTTCAGGCAACAGGCAGGGACAGTACCGTTATTCCCGGGGGAGTTAACTCCTCTGTATTTTGTCCCGGCCCAAAAAAATCCTTAACCACAGGGCGACCGACAATCGCTTATATCCTTCGTTCCAGAGAACATGGCTATACTTGGAAAGGCACTGAAGATTTTTGGGAAGCAATACAGCGCTTAACTCAGTTAGTTCCAGGCTTTGATATTCAAGTCGTTGCACCGGAAGGGGCAACTTATCCGGCACCTATTCCCTATGAGACTGTTATCGCCAATACGGACCAGGAAATGGCTCATTTCTATGCTCAGGGAGATATTTTTGTATCAACTTCCTATTTTGAAGCTTTTTCAATGCCTCCTTTAGAGGCAATGGCTTGCGGAACCGCAGTTGTGACCACCGATAATGGCGGTAACCGCGATTATACAAAAAACAGAGAGAACTGTTTATTAGTTCCCCCCAGTGATGTTCAACAACTAACCCTTATCTTAGTTCACTTATTAACTCAAGGAAATATTCGTAATCAACTTGCTCAAGTCGGCCGTCAATTTGCCCAAACATGGACATGGCGGAATTCAGCGGATAAACTTGAGGCTTTCCTGCTTCAGCTTACAGGCAGGTAA
- a CDS encoding class I SAM-dependent methyltransferase — protein MTVKVVNHKDILNKINELLSGFNTVLDIGCGVGETLGQFCCPIKIGVDTHRPYLENTKPGEQFVKINYRAERLSELFLPRSLDCVTLIDVIEHFEKNVAWDVLRQAEEIAAKRVIVFTPRGFFQQLDIDHYGLGGESFQRHRSGWEINDFRTRGYNILIFDKFHDQSNRAFLEAYGVEAEPIDALLAWKDCNQD, from the coding sequence GTGACAGTTAAGGTCGTAAATCATAAAGATATTCTAAACAAAATTAATGAGCTTCTGTCAGGTTTCAATACAGTCTTAGACATCGGCTGCGGGGTTGGCGAAACTCTCGGTCAATTTTGTTGTCCCATAAAAATTGGGGTAGATACTCACAGACCCTATTTAGAAAACACTAAACCAGGTGAGCAGTTTGTAAAAATAAATTACAGGGCAGAACGTCTAAGTGAACTGTTTTTGCCTAGGTCATTAGACTGTGTGACTTTAATTGATGTCATTGAGCACTTTGAGAAAAACGTTGCTTGGGATGTTTTGCGGCAAGCCGAAGAGATTGCCGCAAAAAGGGTTATTGTTTTTACTCCAAGGGGGTTCTTTCAGCAGCTTGATATTGATCACTATGGTTTAGGAGGAGAAAGTTTTCAACGTCACCGATCAGGCTGGGAAATTAATGATTTTAGAACTCGTGGTTACAATATCTTGATCTTTGATAAGTTCCATGACCAAAGTAATAGAGCGTTTTTAGAGGCCTATGGGGTTGAAGCTGAACCGATAGATGCTCTGCTGGCATGGAAGGATTGTAATCAAGACTAA